A single region of the Rattus rattus isolate New Zealand chromosome 8, Rrattus_CSIRO_v1, whole genome shotgun sequence genome encodes:
- the LOC116906623 gene encoding 60S ribosomal protein L37-like — translation MMKGTSSFGKRCNKTHTLCRHCGSKVYHLQKSTCGKCGYPAKQKRKYNWCAKAKRRNTTGSGQMRHLQIVYRRYRHGFREGTTPKPKRAAVAASSSS, via the coding sequence ATGATGAAAGGAACGTCATCCTTTGGAAAGCGTTGCAATAAGACACACACGCTGTGCCGCCACTGTGGCTCTAAGGTCTACCACCTTCAGAAGTCGACCTGTGGCAAATGTGGCTACCCTGCCAAGCAGAAGAGAAAGTATAACTGGTGTGCCAAGGCTAAGAGAAGAAACACTACCGGGTCTGGTCAGATGAGGCACCTACAGATTGTCTACCGAAGATACAGACATGGATTCCGTGAAGGAACAACACCTAAACCCAAGAGGGCAGCTGTTGCAGCATCCAGTTCATCTTGA